Proteins co-encoded in one Chitinophagales bacterium genomic window:
- a CDS encoding TRAP transporter substrate-binding protein, with product MKLAHALNIDHPVHKGMVYMAQKVKEKSGGSLQIEIYPSQQLGSERQCLELLQIGSLAMTKVSAAVYENFAPNSKIMSMPYLFRDREHVYKVLDGPIGKEMLLQGEPFWLRGLAYFDAGQRSFYTKDRPIRTPDDLKGLKIRVQESATAIDLVQSLGAAPTPIAWGELYTALQQGVVDGAENNPPSFYTSRHYEVCKYYSLNEHTAVPDLLIIGTVAWNRLSAEEQTWLQEAADEAVVYQRKLWIEAEEHALAEVQKAGVEVIHPDKTLFAEKTKHMLDAFKDDKVVYDLIQKIQAVK from the coding sequence TTGAAATTAGCACATGCCCTGAATATTGACCATCCTGTGCATAAAGGCATGGTTTACATGGCACAAAAAGTAAAAGAAAAATCTGGAGGTAGTCTGCAAATTGAAATCTATCCTAGCCAACAATTGGGTTCCGAAAGGCAATGCTTGGAATTGTTGCAGATAGGGAGCTTGGCGATGACCAAAGTGTCGGCGGCTGTGTATGAAAATTTTGCACCTAACAGCAAAATAATGAGTATGCCTTATCTTTTTAGGGATCGTGAGCATGTGTATAAAGTATTGGATGGACCTATCGGTAAAGAAATGCTGTTGCAGGGAGAACCTTTTTGGCTGAGAGGATTGGCTTATTTTGATGCTGGACAACGTTCTTTTTATACGAAGGATAGGCCAATAAGAACTCCAGATGATTTGAAGGGTTTGAAAATTAGGGTGCAAGAAAGTGCTACGGCCATAGATTTAGTGCAGTCTTTGGGAGCTGCTCCAACCCCTATTGCATGGGGCGAACTTTATACAGCCTTGCAGCAAGGGGTAGTCGATGGAGCTGAGAACAATCCTCCAAGTTTTTACACTTCTCGTCACTATGAGGTTTGTAAATATTATTCGTTGAATGAGCATACGGCAGTTCCTGACTTATTAATTATTGGAACAGTAGCTTGGAATCGTCTGTCAGCAGAAGAACAAACTTGGTTACAAGAAGCGGCAGATGAAGCAGTGGTTTACCAAAGAAAATTATGGATAGAGGCTGAGGAACACGCACTTGCAGAAGTTCAGAAAGCGGGCGTTGAAGTGATACATCCAGACAAAACACTGTTTGCCGAAAAGACCAAACATATGTTGGATGCTTTTAAGGACGATAAAGTTGTTTATGATTTGATACAAAAAATCCAAGCAGTAAAATGA
- a CDS encoding altronate dehydratase family protein has product MNKVVLKVHPKDNIIVALKDLKAGEVISFEGEKYELLEDIPTKHKFSQQDFAQGDEIVMYGVLVGKATRPIHKGTRISTENVKHSAHDFEVGKRNTDWEKPDVSNFANQTFNGFHRADGKVGTMNYWLVIPLVFCENRNIKVIQEAMTDQLGYISNKDFTMDVRRLVELYREGAEQQEILAEKITKTQLELKENRIFKNVDGIKFLTHEGGCGGIRQDSETLCELFAGYLTHPNVAGATVLSLGCQNAQIPILQKAIEKRDSHFTKPLFFLEQQNSASERDFIEEAIKKTFVGLIEANKIQRKPAPLSQLTIGLECGGSDGFSGISANPTLGYTSDLLVTLGGKAILSEFPELNGVEQELINRCMNDRLAEKFSHIMRTYAQRAEAVGSGFDMNPSPGNIKDGLITDAMKSAGAAKKGGTSPVVDVLDYTEPATQSGLSLLCTPGNDVESTTGLAGSGANIILFTTGLGTPTGNPISPTIKVSSNNKLAEKMADIIDFNTGTIITGEDSIETKGNALLEYIIQVASGEAIPNAVRLGQDDFIPWKRGISL; this is encoded by the coding sequence ATGAATAAAGTAGTTTTAAAAGTTCACCCAAAAGACAACATCATCGTTGCCTTAAAAGATTTGAAGGCAGGAGAGGTCATTTCTTTTGAAGGAGAAAAATATGAACTGTTAGAAGATATCCCTACCAAACACAAATTTTCGCAACAGGATTTTGCTCAAGGAGATGAGATTGTCATGTATGGCGTTTTGGTAGGAAAAGCAACCCGCCCGATTCATAAAGGTACACGAATCAGTACTGAAAATGTCAAACATTCTGCACATGATTTTGAAGTAGGAAAAAGAAATACGGATTGGGAAAAACCTGATGTGTCGAATTTTGCTAACCAGACCTTCAATGGTTTTCATAGGGCTGACGGCAAAGTAGGAACCATGAATTATTGGCTGGTGATTCCATTGGTCTTTTGTGAAAATAGGAACATCAAGGTCATTCAAGAAGCAATGACCGATCAGTTGGGTTACATTTCCAACAAAGATTTTACAATGGATGTTCGTCGTTTGGTAGAGTTGTATCGAGAAGGTGCAGAGCAGCAAGAAATTTTGGCTGAAAAAATTACCAAAACCCAACTGGAACTTAAAGAAAACCGCATTTTCAAAAATGTAGATGGCATCAAATTTTTGACACATGAAGGAGGTTGTGGAGGAATTCGTCAAGATTCCGAAACACTTTGCGAATTGTTTGCAGGCTATCTCACCCATCCAAATGTAGCAGGTGCAACGGTGTTGAGTCTTGGTTGTCAGAATGCACAAATTCCCATTCTGCAAAAAGCCATTGAAAAACGAGATTCTCATTTTACAAAACCACTGTTTTTTTTAGAGCAACAAAATAGTGCTTCTGAAAGAGATTTTATTGAAGAAGCCATCAAGAAAACCTTTGTAGGACTTATTGAAGCCAACAAAATCCAACGCAAACCCGCACCATTGAGCCAACTTACTATTGGTTTAGAATGTGGTGGTTCAGATGGATTTTCAGGTATTTCTGCAAATCCTACATTGGGCTACACCTCTGATCTTTTGGTGACATTGGGTGGAAAAGCAATCCTGTCAGAATTTCCAGAATTGAATGGCGTAGAGCAAGAACTCATCAATAGGTGCATGAATGATAGATTGGCAGAGAAATTCTCCCATATCATGCGTACCTATGCCCAACGTGCGGAAGCCGTTGGAAGTGGATTTGACATGAATCCATCGCCTGGCAATATCAAAGATGGTTTGATTACCGATGCTATGAAATCTGCTGGTGCTGCCAAAAAAGGAGGAACTTCTCCTGTAGTAGATGTCTTGGATTATACCGAACCTGCTACCCAATCTGGACTCAGTTTGTTGTGTACACCTGGTAATGATGTGGAAAGTACCACAGGGTTGGCTGGTTCAGGTGCGAATATTATTTTATTCACAACTGGACTGGGAACGCCAACGGGTAACCCAATTTCTCCCACCATAAAAGTTTCATCTAATAATAAACTTGCAGAAAAAATGGCGGATATAATTGACTTCAATACAGGTACAATTATCACAGGTGAGGATAGCATCGAAACCAAAGGAAATGCCTTGTTGGAATACATTATTCAAGTAGCAAGTGGGGAAGCTATTCCCAATGCAGTTCGCTTGGGACAAGATGATTTTATTCCTTGGAAGCGGGGAATTAGTTTGTAA
- a CDS encoding TRAP transporter small permease, with translation MKSTINKNLGYLLIALMSIMTLDVLWGVFTRYAMGHQANWSEELARFLLIWIGVLGAAYASGQKMHLAIDLLSPQLNEVNQRRLSILINILIIVFALFVMVVGGSRLIYITNVLGQLSPALQVPMSFIYSVIPLSGLLVIYYKITELITPNE, from the coding sequence ATGAAATCAACCATTAATAAAAATTTAGGGTACCTTCTCATTGCGTTGATGTCTATTATGACCTTGGATGTTTTGTGGGGTGTATTTACCCGATATGCAATGGGACATCAAGCAAATTGGTCAGAAGAATTGGCAAGATTTCTTTTGATATGGATTGGTGTTTTAGGAGCGGCTTATGCTTCAGGTCAAAAAATGCACCTTGCTATTGATTTGTTAAGCCCCCAATTGAACGAAGTCAACCAAAGGCGACTTTCTATTCTTATCAATATTCTGATAATAGTTTTTGCCCTATTTGTCATGGTGGTGGGTGGTAGCCGTTTGATTTATATCACCAATGTTTTAGGTCAATTGTCTCCTGCTTTACAAGTACCGATGTCTTTTATCTATTCTGTTATTCCCCTAAGTGGCTTATTGGTTATCTATTATAAAATAACAGAGCTCATAACTCCTAACGAATAA
- a CDS encoding tagaturonate reductase, translating into MQVLNKLTANIPHQYPEKILQFGGGNFLRGFVDWMVDIYNEKTGSNIGILVVKPTERGDYETWREQDGLFYVLTKGIKNGQLVDEKHLVKCVTRIIHPYKKWNTFLKSSENPDLRYIISNTTETGIRVSDIDQPTDTPPHEFPAKLTRWLYHRYKHFEGSEQSGCIIIPTELLEENGILLRDCILQYADNWQLGADFKKWINTANIFCNTLVDRIIPGVGKNGMETAWQQVGFQDEMITQGEPYHFWGIEAPQSVQEELPLDKIGLNIVFTNDLTPFRTSKVRILNGAHTAMVPVSYLYGIETVRETVEDEVMGVFVQKVIFDEIIPTLHLPEMDVQQFANDVLDRFKNPFIKHRLISISLNSVSKFKVRVLPSLLAYREAKGILPKHIVLSFAALIRFYKGEFDGKNIPLNDENWTTDFFENVWNEYDGTEKGMSNLVKKVLQWEKAWEMDLSDVPELHDLLLQYLLKIEGEGMQETVKSILQ; encoded by the coding sequence ATGCAAGTACTCAATAAGTTAACCGCCAATATACCCCATCAATATCCAGAAAAAATCCTTCAATTTGGAGGAGGGAATTTTCTGCGTGGATTTGTGGATTGGATGGTAGATATATACAATGAAAAAACTGGAAGTAATATCGGTATCCTTGTAGTGAAGCCCACAGAGCGAGGTGATTATGAGACATGGAGAGAACAGGATGGATTGTTTTATGTCTTGACCAAAGGCATCAAAAATGGGCAATTGGTGGATGAAAAACATTTGGTAAAATGTGTTACCCGAATCATTCATCCCTATAAAAAATGGAACACATTTTTGAAATCCTCCGAAAACCCTGATCTGCGTTACATCATTTCCAACACTACTGAAACAGGCATCCGAGTATCAGATATCGACCAGCCAACTGACACTCCACCCCATGAATTTCCCGCTAAGTTGACTCGGTGGTTGTACCATCGCTACAAACATTTTGAAGGAAGCGAACAATCGGGTTGCATCATTATCCCAACAGAATTATTGGAGGAAAACGGCATACTACTGCGAGATTGTATTCTGCAATATGCAGACAATTGGCAACTGGGAGCAGACTTCAAAAAGTGGATCAATACCGCCAATATTTTCTGCAATACGCTTGTGGACAGAATCATCCCTGGCGTTGGCAAAAACGGAATGGAAACAGCTTGGCAACAGGTAGGTTTTCAGGATGAAATGATTACACAAGGCGAACCCTACCATTTTTGGGGAATTGAAGCACCTCAATCCGTTCAGGAGGAATTGCCCTTGGATAAAATTGGGCTGAATATTGTATTTACCAACGATCTCACACCGTTTCGTACGAGTAAAGTCCGCATTTTGAATGGCGCACATACTGCAATGGTTCCCGTCAGTTATTTATATGGTATCGAAACAGTTAGGGAAACTGTGGAAGATGAAGTGATGGGAGTATTTGTACAAAAGGTCATTTTTGATGAAATTATTCCGACGCTGCATTTGCCAGAGATGGATGTCCAACAATTTGCCAACGATGTACTGGATCGTTTCAAAAATCCATTTATCAAACACCGATTAATCAGCATTTCGTTGAATTCTGTTTCCAAATTCAAAGTGCGGGTATTGCCATCACTTTTGGCCTATCGAGAGGCGAAAGGTATTTTACCGAAACATATAGTGTTGTCATTTGCAGCACTTATCCGTTTTTATAAAGGTGAATTTGACGGAAAAAACATCCCATTAAATGACGAAAATTGGACAACCGATTTTTTTGAAAATGTATGGAATGAATATGACGGTACGGAGAAAGGGATGTCCAATTTGGTTAAAAAAGTGCTGCAATGGGAAAAGGCATGGGAAATGGACTTATCTGATGTACCAGAACTGCACGATTTGCTTCTGCAATACCTACTCAAAATTGAAGGAGAAGGAATGCAAGAAACCGTCAAAAGTATTTTGCAATGA
- a CDS encoding VCBS repeat-containing protein: protein MKLNNIQKVIIFFAIILFISNCKNDKPASPQSKPNIEPSDLSGMELAKIHCASCHKFPEPSELEKSYWEKSALPQMAYRFGIYPKNERSTLIEDGVGGQLVESANIYPKEQTMALEDFEKIKKYYVENAPEKLVIAASEQLPSTNLFQLIEVKERFNPPMGTVIKSFPQKNRIIYSDAKEDYCSIEILDNKFKLIQSLAVPKPVSDIHFSGDTLVATSMGQFNPNDHPSGSIFKIFQKKGSSEYSGFFNELKGLQRPVFTIFSDLNQDKRADILVCEYGNHTGGLNWYENKGNRQYKRHVLLAQPGATQAIVHDFNKDNLPDIMALMAQGDEGIDIYFNLGGGKFERQRILRFSPLYGSVNIHLEDINKDGYSDILYINGDNADYSIVDKPYHGIHIFLNNGNNEFSEKYFYQLQGAYDAQLNDFDGDGDLDMAAISFFPRNNDSENGFVYLENISKSSSEFSFKAYSLLGTEKGRWIKMDVNDMNGDGKMDITLLSFTGMALTNDNKGQFEKWLKTSPSILHLQNRGK from the coding sequence ATGAAATTAAATAATATCCAAAAGGTTATCATTTTTTTTGCAATTATACTGTTTATCTCCAACTGCAAAAACGATAAACCTGCTTCTCCGCAAAGTAAACCAAACATAGAACCTTCCGATTTGTCTGGTATGGAATTGGCAAAAATACATTGTGCCAGTTGCCATAAATTCCCTGAACCCTCAGAACTTGAAAAATCCTATTGGGAGAAAAGCGCATTGCCGCAAATGGCTTACCGTTTTGGTATTTATCCGAAGAATGAACGATCAACTCTGATTGAAGATGGCGTGGGTGGGCAATTGGTGGAAAGTGCCAATATTTATCCAAAAGAGCAGACTATGGCATTGGAGGATTTCGAGAAAATAAAAAAATACTATGTCGAAAATGCGCCTGAAAAATTAGTGATTGCAGCTTCTGAGCAATTGCCTTCGACTAATTTATTTCAATTAATTGAAGTAAAAGAACGTTTCAATCCGCCAATGGGAACGGTGATTAAATCATTTCCTCAAAAAAATAGAATCATCTATTCGGATGCCAAAGAGGATTATTGCTCTATTGAAATTTTGGACAACAAATTTAAACTCATTCAAAGTCTTGCCGTACCTAAACCTGTTTCTGATATTCATTTTTCAGGTGATACATTGGTAGCTACTTCAATGGGACAGTTCAATCCGAATGACCATCCATCTGGGAGTATTTTCAAAATATTCCAAAAGAAAGGCAGTAGCGAATATTCTGGATTTTTCAATGAATTAAAAGGCCTACAAAGACCAGTATTTACCATATTTTCGGATTTGAACCAAGATAAACGAGCCGATATTTTGGTTTGTGAATATGGCAATCATACAGGAGGCTTAAATTGGTATGAAAATAAGGGCAACCGTCAATACAAACGCCATGTTTTGTTGGCTCAACCTGGCGCAACTCAAGCCATTGTTCATGATTTTAATAAGGATAACTTACCCGACATTATGGCACTCATGGCGCAAGGGGACGAGGGAATAGACATTTATTTTAATTTGGGGGGAGGGAAGTTCGAGAGGCAACGGATTTTGCGTTTTTCGCCACTATATGGCTCTGTCAATATTCATTTGGAGGATATAAATAAAGATGGCTACTCTGACATTTTATACATCAATGGGGACAATGCGGATTATTCAATTGTGGACAAACCCTATCATGGAATCCATATTTTTTTGAATAATGGCAATAATGAGTTTTCTGAAAAATATTTTTACCAATTGCAGGGTGCTTACGATGCCCAGTTGAATGATTTTGATGGTGATGGAGATTTGGATATGGCTGCAATTTCTTTTTTTCCAAGAAATAATGATTCCGAAAATGGCTTTGTTTATTTAGAAAATATTTCAAAGTCAAGCAGTGAGTTTTCCTTCAAAGCATATTCTCTTCTCGGAACAGAAAAAGGTAGATGGATAAAAATGGACGTAAATGATATGAATGGCGATGGCAAGATGGATATTACATTGCTTTCATTCACAGGTATGGCACTAACGAACGATAATAAAGGGCAGTTTGAAAAGTGGCTGAAAACGAGTCCTTCTATCTTGCATTTGCAGAATAGGGGTAAATAA
- a CDS encoding TRAP transporter large permease, translated as MEVFILVVSFVILLGIGVPIAWSIGLSSIFTMLVSIPFIPALTTVAQRMATGLDSFSLLAIPFFVLAGGIMNRGGIAVRLVNFAKSLVGSLPGGLAHVNIIAAMLFGAISGSAVAAVSAIGGMLTDSMEKEGYSKEFSAAVNITSSTTGLVIPPSNILIVYSLASGGVSIAALFVAGYLPGILTGLLLMAVSAVLAKKNKYAVGKRSSLSEVGKAFINALPSLFLLVVVIGGIVRGWFTATEASAVAVLYCLVLTAIYREISIKELPDIILSSVGTTAIVMLLIATSMSMSWIMAYENIPQNITETLLSISDNKYVILLLINLILLFVGVFMDMTPAVLIFTPIFLPVVVKLGMDPTHFGIVMVMNLCIGLCTPPVGAVLFVGVGVANTTIQKVIKPLMPLFIAMLVALMLVTYVPEISLWLPSVFGL; from the coding sequence ATGGAAGTATTCATATTAGTAGTATCATTTGTTATTTTATTGGGGATTGGTGTACCGATAGCATGGAGTATAGGGTTGAGTAGTATTTTTACCATGTTGGTAAGTATTCCATTCATTCCTGCTTTGACGACTGTGGCTCAACGGATGGCAACAGGCTTGGACAGTTTTTCATTGCTGGCTATTCCATTTTTTGTTTTGGCAGGAGGGATTATGAATCGGGGAGGGATTGCAGTTCGACTGGTCAATTTTGCTAAATCGTTGGTGGGATCGCTTCCTGGAGGATTGGCGCATGTCAATATTATTGCAGCGATGTTGTTTGGAGCGATTTCAGGTTCTGCAGTTGCAGCGGTTTCTGCAATAGGTGGAATGTTGACGGATTCGATGGAAAAGGAAGGATACAGTAAGGAGTTTTCAGCGGCGGTAAACATCACTTCTAGTACAACTGGATTGGTGATTCCGCCCAGTAATATTTTGATTGTGTATTCCTTAGCAAGTGGAGGTGTTTCTATTGCAGCATTGTTTGTAGCAGGATATTTACCAGGGATTTTGACTGGATTACTTCTAATGGCCGTTTCTGCTGTTTTGGCTAAAAAAAATAAATATGCCGTAGGTAAAAGAAGTTCTTTAAGTGAAGTAGGAAAAGCATTTATCAATGCGCTACCAAGTCTGTTTTTGTTGGTGGTGGTCATTGGAGGGATTGTGAGAGGATGGTTCACTGCAACTGAAGCCTCCGCTGTTGCGGTTTTGTATTGTTTGGTTTTGACTGCCATTTATAGGGAAATTTCCATCAAAGAATTACCTGATATTATTTTGTCTTCGGTTGGCACTACTGCAATTGTCATGCTGTTGATAGCCACTTCAATGAGTATGTCGTGGATTATGGCTTATGAAAATATCCCTCAAAATATCACCGAAACCTTGCTCTCTATTAGCGACAATAAATATGTGATTCTTTTGCTCATCAATTTGATATTGTTGTTTGTCGGAGTGTTCATGGATATGACCCCCGCAGTGTTGATTTTTACGCCTATATTTTTGCCCGTAGTGGTCAAACTTGGAATGGATCCAACGCATTTTGGAATCGTTATGGTGATGAATTTGTGCATTGGATTGTGTACTCCGCCTGTTGGAGCGGTTTTGTTTGTTGGAGTTGGAGTAGCGAATACGACTATTCAAAAAGTAATAAAACCACTAATGCCTTTGTTTATAGCCATGTTGGTTGCATTGATGTTGGTGACGTATGTGCCTGAGATCAGTTTGTGGTTGCCAAGTGTTTTTGGATTGTAA
- a CDS encoding alpha/beta hydrolase has protein sequence MKKICLISVLMLTLITSMKAQNEIPLYVGTVPNSRNVPDTEKVEKRETGGRAIFNTAIPTLTAFVPKYSNGKAVVICPGGGYVKTAFDKEGVLVAQSLNEDSITTFVLKYRIPQDLTNVDKSLAPLQDAQQAIRFVRKNAAKYQLDPTKIGIMGFSAGGHLAASAATHFHKLADSNELDTTSVRPDFVILIYPVISFTDELTHKGSRDHLIGEYPNEAAILHWSNEKQVTPDSPPTFLVHAANDISVPVGNSLAYYSACIKNGVPVEMHLYPKGGHGFGMFNETTKDIWMERLKNWLKIL, from the coding sequence ATGAAAAAAATATGCCTCATATCTGTATTGATGTTGACTTTGATTACTTCAATGAAAGCTCAAAATGAAATTCCCCTTTATGTTGGTACTGTACCCAATTCGAGAAATGTTCCTGATACTGAAAAAGTTGAAAAAAGGGAAACGGGTGGAAGAGCAATTTTTAACACTGCCATCCCAACATTGACAGCTTTTGTACCCAAATATTCCAACGGTAAAGCAGTGGTTATTTGCCCCGGAGGTGGATATGTCAAAACGGCTTTTGACAAAGAAGGTGTGCTTGTAGCACAATCATTGAATGAGGATAGTATTACCACTTTTGTGCTGAAATACCGCATCCCACAAGACTTGACAAATGTCGACAAATCGCTCGCTCCATTGCAGGATGCACAGCAAGCCATTCGTTTTGTACGTAAAAATGCTGCAAAATACCAACTTGACCCGACTAAAATCGGCATCATGGGTTTTTCGGCAGGCGGACATTTGGCTGCTTCCGCAGCCACTCATTTTCATAAATTAGCAGACTCCAACGAGCTTGATACTACTTCTGTGCGACCCGATTTTGTCATCTTGATTTATCCTGTTATCAGCTTCACAGATGAATTGACACACAAAGGTTCTCGTGACCATTTGATAGGAGAATATCCCAATGAAGCGGCGATTTTGCATTGGTCAAATGAAAAACAAGTTACTCCTGATTCACCGCCCACTTTCCTCGTTCATGCTGCAAACGACATATCTGTACCCGTTGGCAATAGCCTCGCTTATTATTCAGCTTGCATCAAAAATGGCGTTCCTGTAGAAATGCACCTTTACCCAAAAGGAGGGCATGGATTCGGAATGTTCAATGAAACCACAAAAGATATTTGGATGGAGCGTTTGAAAAATTGGTTGAAGATTTTGTAA
- a CDS encoding sugar kinase, whose product MKKIVTFGEIMLRLTPPGWQRFSQASSFDVVYGGGESNVAVSLANYGLPTEFVTRLPKNDIGECALMEMRKRNVGTQHILRGGERLGIYFLEIGAVSRGSKVVYDRANSGMESIKPGMIDWEEVFKDAQWFHWTGITPALSQGAADACLEAIKVANKMDVTVSTDLNYRKNLWNYGKQPNEVMPALVEGCDIILGNEEDAEKHFGLHPEGLDVTAGHEVDAKAYLSVLKQMMKMFPRAKKVITTLRGSISASHNTWSGVLYDGDTLFEAPTYQITHIVDRVGGGDSFMGGLIYGLLNYEEDDQKALDFAVAASCLKHTIYGDANLVTVDEVEKLMAGDASGRVAR is encoded by the coding sequence ATGAAAAAAATAGTCACATTCGGCGAAATCATGTTGCGCTTAACCCCTCCAGGATGGCAGCGTTTCTCACAAGCCAGTTCTTTTGATGTTGTCTATGGCGGTGGCGAATCCAATGTCGCTGTTTCTTTAGCCAATTATGGACTGCCAACGGAGTTTGTAACCAGACTTCCAAAAAACGATATTGGAGAGTGTGCATTGATGGAAATGCGTAAAAGAAATGTCGGAACCCAACACATCCTCAGAGGCGGCGAACGATTAGGAATTTACTTTCTCGAAATAGGAGCCGTCAGCCGAGGTAGTAAGGTCGTATATGACCGAGCAAATTCGGGAATGGAAAGTATAAAACCTGGCATGATTGATTGGGAAGAAGTATTCAAAGATGCCCAATGGTTTCATTGGACGGGTATTACACCTGCCTTATCACAAGGAGCAGCAGATGCTTGTTTGGAGGCGATTAAAGTCGCTAACAAAATGGATGTAACGGTTTCTACGGATTTGAATTATCGTAAAAACTTATGGAATTATGGTAAACAGCCGAATGAAGTAATGCCTGCTTTGGTAGAAGGTTGCGACATTATATTGGGTAACGAAGAAGATGCAGAAAAGCACTTTGGCTTGCACCCAGAAGGACTTGACGTAACGGCTGGTCACGAAGTTGATGCAAAAGCCTATTTGTCTGTTTTGAAACAAATGATGAAAATGTTTCCTCGTGCAAAGAAAGTAATCACAACCCTTCGAGGTTCAATCAGTGCTTCTCACAATACTTGGTCGGGTGTTCTTTATGATGGCGATACCTTGTTTGAAGCCCCGACTTACCAGATTACGCACATTGTCGATAGAGTGGGCGGCGGAGATAGTTTTATGGGAGGTTTGATTTATGGTTTGCTGAACTATGAAGAAGACGACCAAAAAGCATTGGATTTTGCAGTGGCAGCTTCTTGTTTGAAACATACTATTTACGGTGACGCAAATCTGGTAACAGTTGACGAGGTTGAGAAGTTAATGGCTGGAGATGCAAGTGGGAGAGTAGCTCGATAA
- a CDS encoding bifunctional 4-hydroxy-2-oxoglutarate aldolase/2-dehydro-3-deoxy-phosphogluconate aldolase: MARFTRIQVAQKMAEQGMVPLYYHPDIALGKKILTACYAGGARLLEFTNRGDYAHEVFRELNKFCEKELPEMILGVGSVTDGGTASLYLQLGANFVVTPVFREDIAIVCNRKKVLWSPGCGSLTEICRAEEMGCEIVKLFPGDIYGPAFVKAIKGPQPWTSIMPTGGVSPTRENLKGWFDAGVTCVGMGSQLISSEIMKNEDYATLETRVKDALTLIRELRN; the protein is encoded by the coding sequence ATGGCAAGATTTACAAGAATTCAAGTTGCCCAAAAAATGGCAGAGCAAGGGATGGTTCCCTTGTATTATCATCCTGATATAGCTTTGGGTAAAAAAATATTAACAGCTTGTTATGCAGGTGGTGCAAGGCTTTTAGAGTTTACCAATCGAGGAGATTATGCCCATGAAGTATTTCGTGAGCTGAACAAATTTTGTGAGAAAGAACTACCCGAAATGATTCTTGGAGTGGGTTCTGTAACAGATGGAGGCACTGCTTCTTTGTATTTGCAACTTGGAGCCAATTTCGTGGTAACGCCTGTATTTCGGGAAGACATTGCTATTGTCTGCAATCGAAAAAAAGTATTGTGGTCACCAGGTTGTGGTTCGCTTACCGAAATTTGCAGAGCGGAAGAAATGGGTTGCGAGATTGTGAAATTATTTCCAGGAGATATCTATGGGCCTGCGTTTGTAAAAGCCATTAAAGGCCCTCAACCTTGGACGAGCATCATGCCAACAGGTGGGGTTTCTCCAACTCGTGAGAATTTGAAGGGCTGGTTTGATGCAGGAGTTACCTGTGTTGGAATGGGTTCTCAATTGATTTCCAGTGAAATAATGAAGAATGAAGATTACGCTACTTTAGAGACCAGAGTGAAAGATGCTTTGACTTTGATTCGGGAACTTAGAAACTAA